From Etheostoma cragini isolate CJK2018 chromosome 14, CSU_Ecrag_1.0, whole genome shotgun sequence, the proteins below share one genomic window:
- the LOC117957195 gene encoding chitin synthase-like, with translation MLLIDRLKMYPRVGAACGRIHPTGSGPMVWYQKFEYAVGHWLQKTAEHVFGCVLCSPGCFSLFRAAALMDNNVMKKYSIKSSKAQHYIQYDQGEDRWLCTLLLRQGWRVEYSAASDAYTNAPEEFKEFYNQRRRWVPSTMANIVDLLGSATLITQKNPSMSRPYMVYQLFNLVSFILVPSTVILMIAGSLTVLLDVQPNGALIMALIPPAIFLGISFKIKPDTQILIAAIMSTLYAFLMMTTTIVIIGTMVKDKSILTPSSLFLIALACFYIVTALMHPQEIGLVFFSFLYILCIPSSYLLLSIYAMVNMNNVSWGTRERAPAAGAANTPQTTAQNAESTFTRFFSLAKCCRKLCRRGSAEELIVSLDMQNMEATESDTPPQNSIVEDLRMSEEERRSRQQEPAFTFPNHSWITQLQSLSDDMRLREDMLEEDEEQFFRELTAKYLEPLTENKKEQKQMANNLNELRNKINFIYFILNAFWLIATFTLQLLNSTAFIQVPKLDIHLNYTGEYVAIEPLGFMFILTFIFLVVIQFSAMLYHRIQTLIHYVAFLDTESMSENQKEQQPLKQVEDEKSDEESDDDEDIVFSRVLNSHGGGILV, from the exons ATGCTGCTCATTGATCGTCTGAAGATGTACCCACGTGTCGGGGCGGCGTGTGGCAGGATTCACCCCACCGGATCAG GTCCCATGGTTTGGTACCAGAAGTTTGAATACGCTGTGGGCCACTGGCTTCAGAAGACAGCTGAGCATGTGTTCGGCTGCGTGCTTTGCAGCCCCGGCTGCTTCAGTCTGTTCAGAGCAGCGGCGCTGATGGACAACAATGTGATgaaaaaatactccattaaGTCCTCAAAGGCTCAACACTACATCCAATACGACCAAG GCGAGGACCGCTGGCTGTGTACTCTGCTGCTGAGGCAGGGATGGAGAGTGGAGTACAGCGCGGCCTCTGACGCCTACACCAATGCCCCAGAGGAGTTTAAAGAGTTTTACAACCAG CGTCGGCGATGGGTGCCGTCCACCATGGCCAACATTGTGGACTTGCTGGGCTCCGCCACCCTTATTACCCAGAAAAACCCGTCCATGTCTAGACCCTACATGGTCTACCAGCTTTTCAACTTGGTGTCGTTCATACTGGTACCTTCCACCGTCATCCTTATGATTGCAG GTAGTTTGACTGTGCTGCTTGACGTTCAACCCAATGGGGCTCTGATCATGGCTTTGATACCTCCTGCTATCTTCCTTGGCATCAGCTTCAAGATCAAGCCAGACACTCAGATTCTCATCGCAGCAATCATGAGCACCCTGTACGCCTTCCTCATGATGACAACAACCATTGTCATAATAG GCACCATGGTGAAAGACAAAAGCATCCTGACTCCCTCCAGCTTGTTCCTCATCGCCCTTGCCTGCTTTTACATTGTTACTGCACTCATGCATCCTCAGGAGATTGGCCTTGTGTTCTTCAGCTTTCTTTACATCCTCTGCATCCCCAGCTCCTACCTTCTTCTGTCGATTTACGCCATGGTCAACATGAACAACGTGTCCTGGGGCACCAGGGAGAGGGCGCCTGCTGCCGGAGCAGCCAACACTCCACAAACCACAGCCCAGAATG CCGAAAGCACCTTCACACGGTTCTTCTCGCTGGCCAAATGCTGTAGAAAACTCTGCAGGAGAGGCAGTGCCGAAGAGCTCATCGTCAGCCTAGACATGCAGAATATGGAGGCAACCGAGTCCGACACTCCACCCCAAAACTCTATTGTGGAGGATCTGAGGATGTCTGAGGAGGAGCGGCG ATCCAGGCAACAGGAGCCTGCTTTCACTTTCCCTAACCACA GTTGGATCACACAACTGCAGAGTTTGTCTGATGACATGCGCCTGCGGGAGGATATGCTCGAAGAG GATGAGGAGCAGTTCTTCAGAGAGCTGACAGCCAAATACCTAGAGCCTCTTACTGAGAACaaaaaggaacagaaacaaATGGCTAACAATCTCAATGAGTTGAGAAACAag ATTAACTTTATCTACTTCATATTAAATGCCTTCTGGCTCATAGCAACGTTCACTCTCCAGCTTTTGAACTCAACTGCCTTCATCCAGGTGCCAAAGCTTGACATCCACCTGAACTACACTGGAGAGTACGTCGCCATCGAGCCTTTGGGCTTCATGTTCATCCTGACCTTTATCTTCCTGGTTGTCATCCAGTTTTCAGCCATGCTGTACCACAG aataCAAACCCTGATCCATTATGTGGCCTTCCTGGATACAGAGTCCATGTCTGAAAACCAAAAAGAGCAACAGCCACTCAAACAG GTCGAAGATGAGAAAAGCGATGAGGAAAGCGATGACGACGAGGACATTGTGTTTTCAAGGGTCCTCAACAGCCACGGCGGTGGAATTCTGGTgtaa
- the LOC117957023 gene encoding C3a anaphylatoxin chemotactic receptor-like, with translation MSLNESLPIRSLFQKDPATTVDVDAIMDNLSIVLYTLTVVLGITGNFMVIWVAGFKLKPNVTNVWLVNLAIADLIFSFTRVFSLTKKLFFDHWPFGIFICKFNGFFKYANMFCSVFLLAVISLDRALCVWQPVFTKRRRTLLVARVVAVCVWSTSILFSAPYFVHRQVYLGKNNVSKCSLEVKEVKEGSSTKLALYSIRFLCGFMLPFIVILICYILAGIGIRRTRLSGKSRPLRILASLVVAFFLCWAPYHCLLLVKMVDSKNAVLKIWHPLAKGVAYFNSCVNPLLYFCMGLDVRGRFRQSLAGVYKRALADDVDGQTSQSNDRSLEESSGSKHSTAMVAGRSQTILGVAEV, from the exons ATGTCTCTCAATGAGTCCCTTCCCATCCGTAGTCTTTTCCAAAAAGACCCGGCGACAACTGTGGACGTTGACGCCATCATGGACAACCTCTCCATCGTCCTCTACACTCTGACTGTCGTGCTCGGCATCACAGGGAACTTCATGGTGATCTGGGTGGCCGGGTTCAAGCTCAAG CCAAATGTCACAAACGTGTGGCTGGTGAATTTGGCGATTGCTGACCTAATCTTCAGCTTCACGCGGGTCTTCTCCCTCACTAAGAAGCTCTTCTTTGACCACTGGCCCTTCGGCATCTTCATCTGCAAGTTCAACGGCTTCTTCAAATACGCCAACATGTTCTGCTCCGTCTTCCTGTTGGCTGTGATCAGTCTGGACCGAGCGCTCTGCGTCTGGCAGCCCGTCTTCACCAAGCGACGCCGCACCCTGTTGGTGGCGAGGGTGGTGGCCGTCTGCGTCTGGAGCACCTCGATCCTCTTCAGCGCTCCGTACTTCGTCCACCGCCAAGTCTACCTGGGAAAGAACAACGTGAGTAAGTGCTCTTTGGAAGTGAAGGAGGTGAAAGAGGGCAGCAGCACTAAACTGGCTCTCTACTCGATCCGCTTCCTGTGCGGCTTCATGTTGCCTTTCATAGTCATCCTCATCTGTTACATCCTGGCTGGAATTGGCATCCGGCGCACCCGCCTGTCCGGGAAGTCCCGCCCCCTGCGCATATTAGCATCATTAGTTGTCGCCTTCTTTCTGTGCTGGGCGCCGTACCACTGCCTCCTGCTGGTGAAGATGGTGGACAGTAAGAACGCCGTGCTGAAGATCTGGCACCCTTTGGCGAAGGGCGTCGCCTACTTTAACAGCTGTGTGAACCCACTGTTGTACTTCTGCATGGGGCTGGACGTGAGGGGGCGCTTCAGGCAGAGTCTGGCGGGGGTGTACAAGAGAGCTCTGGCAGACGACGTGGATGGACAGACGTCCCAGTCCAACGATCGCTCCTTGGAAGAAAGCAGCGGGTCAAAACACAGCACGGCCATGGTGGCAGGAAGGAGTCAGACAATACTGGGTGTAGCTGAAGTCTGA